GGTAGAAGCGCTACGCAAGCACCTGGCAGCGCAAAGCGATCGCTGGGCGCTGGCGCTGGAAGACGGCAAGCTGCTGGCGGCGGTAAACCAGACGCTGGTCGGCTTTGATCATCCTCTTAACGCGGGTGACGAAGTGGCCTTCTTCCCACCGGTAACCGGAGGCTAAAATGGCTGAAACGCGAATTGTTGTTGGCCCTGCGCCGTTCCGCGTCGGAGATGAGTATCCCTGGCTGGCTGAGCGTGATGAAGACGGCGCGGTGGTCACTTTCACCGGTAAAGTGCGTAATCACAATCTCGGCGATAGCGTGCAGGCATTAACGCTGGAACACTATCCGGGTATGACCGAAAAAGCGCTGGCGGAGATTGTCGACGAAGCGCGTTCGCGCTGGCCGCTGGGGCGGGTGACGGTGATTCATCGCATTGGCGAACTGTGGCCGGGTGATGAAATCGTTTTTGTTGGCGTGACCAGTGCGCATCGCAGCAGCGCGTTTGATGCCGGGCAGTTCATTATGGATTACCTGAAAACTCGCGCACCGTTCTGGAAGCGCGAGGCCACGCCGGAAGGTGAGCGCTGGGTTGATGCCCGAGACAGCGATAAGCTAGCAGCAAAACGCTGGTAGAGTACAATTGTTGTAGGCTCATACTGATTCAGGAGATTGTCATGGACCGATTCCCACGATCCGATTCTATTGTCCAGGCCCGTTCCGGCCTGCAAACGTATATGGCGCAGGTGTACGGCTGGATGACCTGCGGACTGTTGCTGACTGCGTTTATCGCGTGGTATGCGGCGAATACGCCCGCGGTGATGATGTTTGTCTTCTCCAGCAAAATCACCTTCTTTGGCCTGATCATCGCTCAACTGGCGCTGGTGTTTGTCCTGTCCGGCATGGTGCAAAGACTCAGCGCAGGTATGGCGACCACGCTGTTTATGCTCTATTCGGCATTAACCGGTTTGACGCTATCAAGTATTTTTATCGTCTATACCTACTCGTCTATCGCCAGCACCTTTGTGGTCACCGGCGGGATGTTCGGGATCATGAGTTTGTACGGCTACACCACCAAACGCGATCTGAGCGGCTTCGGTAATATGCTGTTCATGGCGCTGATCGGTATTGTGCTGGCCTCGCTGGTTAACTTCTGGCTCAAGAGCGAAGCGCTGATGTGGGCGGTGACCTATATCGGGGTGATTGTGTTTGTCGGTCTGACCGCCTATGACACGCAGAAGCTGAAAAATATCGGTGAGCAGATCGATCTGCGCGACAGCTCTAATCTGCGTAAATACGCGATTCTTGGGGCCTTAACGCTGTACCTGGACTTCATCAACCTGTTCCTGATGCTGTTGCGTATTTTCGGCAATCGTCGTTAATTGTCTGTTGCCGGATGGCGCTTGGTATCGAAAGTAGGCCGGATAAGGCGTTACGCCGCATCCGGCACTATATACACTATCATTTCGCCATCGCCTTCTCGTTTTTTACCCGCAGCTTTTTTGCCCGACTCTCCAGCAGCAAATAACACACCAGCGCCAGTAGTAGCGGAATAAAATAGTACAGCACGCGATACGCGAGCAGGGCGGCAATGATCGTTCCCTGAGACGTGTTCTCTCCTGCCAGCAGCGCCATAAACACCGCCTCCAGCACGCCAATCCCTGCCGGAATATGTACGATTACCCCGGCAATACTGCTTACCAGTAGCACGCCCAGCACGAAGAAATAGTTGATATCCTGACCCAGCAACAACCAGATAATCGCCCCCATTACCATCCAGTTTGTACTGGATATCGCCATTTGCGCTATGGCAAATTTCCAGGAAGGTAGCACCAGTTTTTGACCCTTGATGGTGATGTGGCGATGCTTAGCGAAGGCGCAAAACCACAGATAAACGCCAATAACTAGCAGCAGCGCAATGCCTAAGATGCGCAGCGTACCTTCATCGATATACCAGTGCGCGGGCAGTTCGACGACGCCGAAGGTAAAAATAAAACCGCCCAGCAGAATATAGCCCAGCCAGTTGGTGGTAATGCTCAGTGAAAAAATCCGCGTAATTGTGCTCCCCGGCAACCCGAGACGGGAGTAGAGCCGATAGCGCATCCCAATCCCGCCCACCCAGGTGCTTAACGTCAGGTTGAAGGCGTAACAGATAAACGACACCAGCATGACCTGGCGTTTTGCCAGCTTGTGCCCGCAGTAATAGCGCCCAAGCAGGTCATAGCAGCCGTAAAGTAAATAACTGACAATCACCAGCCCCACGGCACTGAGCAGGGCAATCCGATTATAATCGCGGATGACCGTCCACACTTCCTGCCAGTTGACCTTGCTGGCATAAACGACCAGCAACACGATCACCGCAATAAAAAATAGCCATGTGAGGATTTTTTTCGCTAACCGCCAGCGCGGATGTGCTTTGGCCATCAGGTTTTCCCTCCTGCATCCTCAGTTTGTATACGGTCCTGGGTTTCCAGAGCGGGCTGCGCGGGCGGCTCTACTTCGGCCAGATGCGGGGTATGCGCCGGCAACCAGCCGACCAGCGCCGGGAAATGGCGTAAAAAGTGGAACGCCAGCACGCTTTTAGTCAGGTTCCACCAGGTGCGTTTTGGCAGCATGGATTCGTCAACCCGCTTGCAGTCTTGCGCAATAATGGGATTCAGGTTGTCACGCAGGGTCTGGTTAAAAGTGCGGTCATGAATAATCAGATTTGCTTCCAGATTCAGCGACAGGCTCAGCGGATCGAGATTGCTGGAACCCACCGTCGCCCAGTGATCGTCCATCAGCGCCACTTTGCCATGCAGAGGTTTACGGCGGTATTCATAGACATGGACGCCGCCTTTGACCAGATAGTTGTACAGCAGTCGGGCGCCCACTTTCACAATTGGCATATCCGGTTCGCCCTGCACGATGAGTTTTACCCGAACGCCGCGTCGTGCTGCTTTACGCAGGGCATGCAGCAGGCGATAACCGGGAAAGAAATAGGCATTGGCAATGATCACTTCCCGCCTGGCCTGGGTCAGCATTTTCAAATAATGGCGTTCAATATCATCGCGATGCTCTTCGTTATCGCGCCAGACAAACAGCGCCTGTGCTTCACCGGGTCGATGATTGTCGATTGCCCGGTGATGACGTCGCCACCAGCGGCGTACGGCACTTTGCCCGGGCAGGTTTTCCAGTACAAAGTTCAGAATGTCAGCAACGACAGGGCCTTCAACGCGCACGGCGTAATCCTGCTTGGCCTCAGGACCGTAATCAGACATATGTTCAGCGGAGTAATTGATGCCGCCGACAAAGGCAACACGATCATCAATGACCACAATTTTGCGATGCATCCGGCGAAAGAGATTGGTGCGCATCCCGAACAGACGCGGGCGCGGATCGTAGTAGCGGAAAACTACACCGGCTACGGTAAGTTCTTCAACAAAACTGTCGCTAAGATCAGGCGAGCCGTAGCCATCCAGCAGCACCTCTGCTTTGATGCCTCGCCGGGCGGCTTCGAGCAACGCGGTATGCAGCTGTTTTCCGACCGCATCTTCAAACCAGATAAAGGTCTCGAGGATTATTTTTTGCTGTGCCTGTTCAATGGCGTCAAAGACGGCGGGGTAGAATTGATCGCCGTTTTCCAGCAGTTGAATTTGATTGCCTTCACGCCAGCCATATTTCATAAATGAATCTCCGCACTCAGGGGGGCATGATCGGACAAATGTCGCCAGTGACGCAGCGCCAGCGTCGTTGGAGTACTGGCGTTCGCATTTTTCACATAGATCCTGTCCAGACGCAGCAAGGGAAACTGCACCGGAAAGGTCCGCGCCGGGCGACCGTGGGCGCGGGTAAAAATCTCATCAAGGCCGGCCCTGGCTTTCAACGGGTGATTGGCCGTTTGTCGCCAGTCGTTAAAATCTCCGGCGATAACCACGGGCTCCGCGTCGGGCAGAGCGTTGACCCAGTCTGCCAGCATAGCAAGCTGGGCCTGGCGGTGAGCTTCACGCAAACCGAGATGCACACACATCACATGGATGGGGTGGGAGAGCATTGGCGGTACGATGCGGCAGTAAAGGACCCCGCGCTTTTCACTCGCGCCGACTGACACATCACGATTTTCATAATGCTCAATGGGATACCGTGACAGCACCGCATTACCGTGATGCCCCTGCGGGTACACGGCGTTACGCCCGTAGGCGAAGTCGCTCCACATCGTGTCCGCCAGAAATTCGTAGTGGCTGGTATCCGGCCAGTTCTCAATATGCAACGAATGAGCTTCGTGCGCGCCCATGACTTCCTGCAGACACACAATGTCTGCGCCAACCGTTCTGACGGCCTCTCGTAGCTCAGGCAAAATAAAACGCCGGTTGAAGGCGGTGAACCCTTTGTGAGTATTAATGGTGAGCACATTGAATGAAAATTGAACTCCCGATCCGCTCATGAGCCTCCCGTTGGCGTCACTTCCTAAATAAAATAGTGTAGTCGTCGTCACAAAAAGATGCGGTGTTGCGGAATTTTCCGTAAAGTCCGGTACTCTGAACAATTAGTTGAAAATCCTTCAGGAGAAAAGCCATGAGGTGGCAACAACGTGTTCGTGTCGCAACGGGTCTAAGTTGCTGGCAGATTGTGTTGCATTTACTGGTAGTGGCGTTGCTGGTAATGGGCTGGATGAGCGGCACGCTGGTGCGCGTCGGCCTGGGATTATGCGTCGTTTACGGCGTTACGGTTTTATTAATGCTGGCCTTGCAACGTCACCATGAACAACGCTGGCGCGACGTCGCGGATGTGCTGGAAGAACTGACTACTACGTGGTATTTCGGTGCTGCGATGATCGTTCTGTGGCTGCTGTCTCGCGTACTGCAAAACAACGTCTTACTGGCACTGGCGGGGCTGGTTATCCTTGCCGGACCCGCCGTGGTCTCGTTGCTGGCGAAAGACAAAAAGCTACATCACCTTGCGTCTAAACATCGCATACGCCGCTGAGCCGGTCGTGGCCGCTATTACTAATAGCGGCCACAAACTTCCCCAGACAATCTGCAGACTCGCATCCTTCAGGTAAATCTGTTTTGTGATGTCCGTAAAATGGCGGATTGGGTTTATCCACGTCAGATTCTGCAACCAGACCGGCATGTTTTCGACCGGTGAGACGTAGCCTGAGAGCAATATCGCCGGCATCATAAACACAAACACGCCGATAAACGCCTGCTGCTGGGTGGCGCACAGCGATGAAATCAGCAGACCAAAACCTACCAGCGACAGCCCGTAAATCACCATCGTGAAATAGAACAACCCCAGTGAACCGGCAAACGGGATGTGATAAGCCCAGATGCCGATTGCTAGTACAATGGTGGCCTGAAAAGTTGCCACAATCAGCGCGGGGACCGCTTTGCCGATGAAAATCTGCCAGGTGGTAAGTGGGGAGACCAGCAATTGGTCCAGCGTGCCCTGCTCGCGTTCGCGGGCAACCGAGAGCGAGGTAACGATCATTACGCCGATAGTGGTGATCATGGCGATCAGCGACGGCACCACAAACCATTTGTAATCCAGATTCGGGTTATACCAGTTACGCACTACCAGCTCGCTGTTGTTCGGTTTCGGCTTACCGTCCATTAGCTCCTGCTGATACTCCTTAACGATTTGCTGTAGGTAATTCGCGGCAATTTGCGCGCTGTTTGAGTTGCGCCCGTCGAGGATAATCTGCATGGGCGCTTGCTGAAAGGTATCCAGATTACGCGAAAAGTTGGCCGGGAATCGCACCAGCAGCAGCGCTTTTTGCGTGTCGATGGTGGGCTGGATCTCCTGCGGGCTTTTCAGCAGCAGGACATGCGTAAAGGCGCTGGCGCGGGCGAAGCGCTGGGTAAGCTCCACCGAGTGTTTGCCATTGTCTTCGTTATAGATAGCGATAGTGGCGTTGGTCACTTCCAGCGTTGCTGCGAACGGGAACAGGATAACCTGAATCAGCACCGGTAAAATCAGAATGGCTCGCGTCTGCGGCTCGCGTAATAGCGATTGCAGCTCTTTGCGAATTAATGTCCATAAACGATGAAACATGCCCGTCCTCTCCGTCCAGTTTGTAGGCCTGATAAGCCAAGCGCATCAGGCATAATGCCGGATGACGGCGTGAACGCCTTATCCGACCTACGACTACAATTCTCAAAACACATACTTAATCCAGCCGACGTTTGGTTTTAAGCCACGTCAGGCCAATAAACATTACCGCCGAAGCGATTAAAAACAGCACGTTGATAATCAGCACCACCGGAATATTTCCCGCCAGAAACAGGCTTTGCAGGGTGCTGACGAAATAACGAGCCGGAATTATGTAGGTCACCGCCCGAATAATCGCGGGCATGCTGTCTATCTGGAAGATAAAACCCGACAGCATAATCGAGGGCAGGAAGGCGGCGTTCAGCGCGACCTGCGCGGCGTTAAACTGGTTGCGAGTGATGGTGGAAATAAGCAACCCCATGCCGAGCGTACTGAGCAGAAACAGGCTGGTAATGAAAAACAGGATCAGCAACGAGCCGCGATAGGGCACGCCAAGAATAAACACCGACACCAGCATACACAGCAGCATCGCCAGCATGCCCAAAAAATAATACGGGATCAGTTTGCACAGTAGGAGTTCGACGCGGGTGACTTCTGTAGACAGCAGCGCTTCCATGGTTCCGCGCTCCCATTCGCGCGCCACCACTAATGAGGTGAGGATGGCACCGATGACCGTCATTATAATGGTTACCGCACC
The Citrobacter arsenatis DNA segment above includes these coding regions:
- the moaD gene encoding molybdopterin synthase sulfur carrier subunit, whose product is MIKVLFFAQVRELVNTDALEVAAEFATVEALRKHLAAQSDRWALALEDGKLLAAVNQTLVGFDHPLNAGDEVAFFPPVTGG
- the moaE gene encoding molybdopterin synthase catalytic subunit MoaE, which produces MAETRIVVGPAPFRVGDEYPWLAERDEDGAVVTFTGKVRNHNLGDSVQALTLEHYPGMTEKALAEIVDEARSRWPLGRVTVIHRIGELWPGDEIVFVGVTSAHRSSAFDAGQFIMDYLKTRAPFWKREATPEGERWVDARDSDKLAAKRW
- a CDS encoding Bax inhibitor-1/YccA family protein; this encodes MDRFPRSDSIVQARSGLQTYMAQVYGWMTCGLLLTAFIAWYAANTPAVMMFVFSSKITFFGLIIAQLALVFVLSGMVQRLSAGMATTLFMLYSALTGLTLSSIFIVYTYSSIASTFVVTGGMFGIMSLYGYTTKRDLSGFGNMLFMALIGIVLASLVNFWLKSEALMWAVTYIGVIVFVGLTAYDTQKLKNIGEQIDLRDSSNLRKYAILGALTLYLDFINLFLMLLRIFGNRR
- a CDS encoding lysylphosphatidylglycerol synthase domain-containing protein, which gives rise to MAKAHPRWRLAKKILTWLFFIAVIVLLVVYASKVNWQEVWTVIRDYNRIALLSAVGLVIVSYLLYGCYDLLGRYYCGHKLAKRQVMLVSFICYAFNLTLSTWVGGIGMRYRLYSRLGLPGSTITRIFSLSITTNWLGYILLGGFIFTFGVVELPAHWYIDEGTLRILGIALLLVIGVYLWFCAFAKHRHITIKGQKLVLPSWKFAIAQMAISSTNWMVMGAIIWLLLGQDINYFFVLGVLLVSSIAGVIVHIPAGIGVLEAVFMALLAGENTSQGTIIAALLAYRVLYYFIPLLLALVCYLLLESRAKKLRVKNEKAMAK
- the clsB gene encoding cardiolipin synthase ClsB translates to MKYGWREGNQIQLLENGDQFYPAVFDAIEQAQQKIILETFIWFEDAVGKQLHTALLEAARRGIKAEVLLDGYGSPDLSDSFVEELTVAGVVFRYYDPRPRLFGMRTNLFRRMHRKIVVIDDRVAFVGGINYSAEHMSDYGPEAKQDYAVRVEGPVVADILNFVLENLPGQSAVRRWWRRHHRAIDNHRPGEAQALFVWRDNEEHRDDIERHYLKMLTQARREVIIANAYFFPGYRLLHALRKAARRGVRVKLIVQGEPDMPIVKVGARLLYNYLVKGGVHVYEYRRKPLHGKVALMDDHWATVGSSNLDPLSLSLNLEANLIIHDRTFNQTLRDNLNPIIAQDCKRVDESMLPKRTWWNLTKSVLAFHFLRHFPALVGWLPAHTPHLAEVEPPAQPALETQDRIQTEDAGGKT
- a CDS encoding endonuclease/exonuclease/phosphatase family protein — protein: MSGSGVQFSFNVLTINTHKGFTAFNRRFILPELREAVRTVGADIVCLQEVMGAHEAHSLHIENWPDTSHYEFLADTMWSDFAYGRNAVYPQGHHGNAVLSRYPIEHYENRDVSVGASEKRGVLYCRIVPPMLSHPIHVMCVHLGLREAHRQAQLAMLADWVNALPDAEPVVIAGDFNDWRQTANHPLKARAGLDEIFTRAHGRPARTFPVQFPLLRLDRIYVKNANASTPTTLALRHWRHLSDHAPLSAEIHL
- a CDS encoding YbhQ family protein, with the translated sequence MRWQQRVRVATGLSCWQIVLHLLVVALLVMGWMSGTLVRVGLGLCVVYGVTVLLMLALQRHHEQRWRDVADVLEELTTTWYFGAAMIVLWLLSRVLQNNVLLALAGLVILAGPAVVSLLAKDKKLHHLASKHRIRR
- a CDS encoding ABC transporter permease; amino-acid sequence: MFHRLWTLIRKELQSLLREPQTRAILILPVLIQVILFPFAATLEVTNATIAIYNEDNGKHSVELTQRFARASAFTHVLLLKSPQEIQPTIDTQKALLLVRFPANFSRNLDTFQQAPMQIILDGRNSNSAQIAANYLQQIVKEYQQELMDGKPKPNNSELVVRNWYNPNLDYKWFVVPSLIAMITTIGVMIVTSLSVAREREQGTLDQLLVSPLTTWQIFIGKAVPALIVATFQATIVLAIGIWAYHIPFAGSLGLFYFTMVIYGLSLVGFGLLISSLCATQQQAFIGVFVFMMPAILLSGYVSPVENMPVWLQNLTWINPIRHFTDITKQIYLKDASLQIVWGSLWPLLVIAATTGSAAYAMFRRKVM
- a CDS encoding ABC transporter permease — encoded protein: MSNSALSWRRVRALCVKETRQIVRDPSSWLIAVVIPLLLLFIFGYGINLDSSKLRVGILLEQQSEEALDFTHTMTGSPYIDATISDNRQELIEKMQAGRIRGLVVIPVDFAQQMARPNDVAPIQVITDGSEPNTANFVQGYVEGIWQIWQQQRAEDRGESFKPLIDVQTRYWFNPAAISQHFIIPGAVTIIMTVIGAILTSLVVAREWERGTMEALLSTEVTRVELLLCKLIPYYFLGMLAMLLCMLVSVFILGVPYRGSLLILFFITSLFLLSTLGMGLLISTITRNQFNAAQVALNAAFLPSIMLSGFIFQIDSMPAIIRAVTYIIPARYFVSTLQSLFLAGNIPVVLIINVLFLIASAVMFIGLTWLKTKRRLD